The Algoriphagus sp. TR-M9 genome has a window encoding:
- a CDS encoding ATP-binding protein, whose translation MQGNSINNIFKKIILESSEMVFLANDFYPYEIFYTNESFEENIGHSLKDKTLIQLGIDVNSFLFKEQILFEFEGSKYEFSFEQPQDNSSNYYLFYKGKTITTNGLPTQEELLQLLNDAQEAYVVAKPDGEVCFSNKKALSLFGFSQDEKLYHLRETGFLFSDRNLWREWLKLGKEQLKTASLVSGKENELILEINATPADLDNNELILLSFKDISDKVALEKNLEESSQFLKNLTDQVPGGLYQMVLDQEGKMSFSFLSKGIATILGMSPEEITSFSDISSAIAKVHPMDLGQVVMSSVSSAKTLQPWQCQFRVKRGDSEDYHWVLGAARPEVLSNGDMVWYGYLTDITAQKEFETQLDDSRKAAEKANQVKSEFLSMISHELRTPLNAISGSTYSLMQDNPQHHQKDALTTINFAVENLITMINDLLDFQKIEAGKLKIEKAPLLLDSLVNQIIQGLSFHAKDTKNTLALEMDEGLDILVNADKTRLAQVLNNLITNALKFTRDGKVEVKVKLIDKMDSRAKVYFQVKDSGIGIAPEDQERIFNDFDQVKPTFSTKYGGTGLGLSITRKLLNLMGSEIHLKSKVGEGSEFSFELELDVMNQPLSDPGKVGLIPSTISSLHLLLAEDNDVNALVLGKIIKKWGYSFERVHNGREAVEAVKKTDFDCILMDIQMPEMDGFEATAAIKKFSDLPVIALTAAAKLEIMDRINEYGFDGFVAKPIDASELLKVIREAILERNQSA comes from the coding sequence ATGCAGGGAAATAGTATCAACAACATTTTCAAAAAGATCATCCTAGAATCCTCTGAGATGGTTTTTTTGGCAAATGATTTTTACCCTTATGAGATTTTTTATACGAATGAATCATTTGAAGAAAATATTGGGCATAGCCTGAAAGACAAAACGCTGATTCAACTTGGCATTGATGTGAATTCCTTTCTCTTCAAAGAGCAGATTTTATTTGAATTTGAGGGAAGTAAATATGAATTCAGCTTTGAACAGCCACAGGACAATTCTTCCAATTACTACCTATTCTATAAAGGCAAAACCATCACCACCAATGGCCTGCCTACCCAGGAAGAGTTGCTTCAATTACTCAATGATGCTCAAGAAGCCTATGTGGTGGCCAAGCCAGATGGAGAAGTGTGCTTTTCTAATAAAAAGGCACTTTCCTTGTTCGGGTTTTCTCAGGACGAAAAACTCTATCATTTGAGAGAAACAGGGTTCCTGTTTAGCGATAGGAATCTGTGGAGGGAATGGCTGAAGCTCGGAAAAGAGCAATTGAAAACTGCTTCACTAGTAAGTGGAAAGGAGAATGAACTTATCCTGGAAATAAATGCCACTCCCGCTGACTTGGACAATAATGAACTTATTCTGCTGAGTTTTAAGGATATTTCTGACAAGGTAGCCCTTGAAAAAAACCTGGAAGAAAGCAGCCAATTTTTGAAAAATCTAACCGATCAGGTGCCTGGAGGCTTATACCAGATGGTATTGGATCAGGAAGGGAAGATGAGTTTTTCCTTTTTGTCCAAAGGAATAGCCACGATTTTGGGAATGAGTCCAGAGGAAATCACCAGCTTTTCTGATATTTCCAGTGCTATAGCCAAAGTCCACCCAATGGATTTGGGGCAGGTAGTTATGAGTTCTGTGAGCTCCGCAAAAACCCTACAGCCATGGCAATGCCAGTTCAGGGTCAAAAGAGGCGATTCAGAAGATTATCATTGGGTATTGGGTGCTGCTAGACCAGAAGTGTTGTCCAATGGAGATATGGTTTGGTATGGGTATTTGACAGATATCACTGCCCAAAAAGAATTTGAGACCCAGCTGGATGATTCCAGAAAAGCGGCAGAAAAAGCCAATCAGGTTAAATCGGAATTTCTATCCATGATCAGTCATGAGTTGAGAACACCATTGAACGCAATATCGGGATCTACCTACTCCTTGATGCAGGATAATCCTCAGCATCACCAAAAAGACGCCCTCACTACGATCAACTTTGCGGTAGAAAACCTGATCACCATGATCAATGATCTACTTGATTTTCAAAAAATAGAAGCCGGTAAGCTTAAGATTGAAAAGGCTCCATTATTACTTGATTCTCTGGTGAATCAAATCATACAGGGCTTATCATTCCATGCCAAGGATACCAAAAATACCCTAGCTCTAGAGATGGATGAAGGCTTGGATATCCTAGTGAATGCAGACAAAACCCGATTGGCACAGGTTCTCAATAATTTAATTACCAATGCCCTGAAATTTACCAGAGATGGGAAAGTAGAAGTGAAAGTGAAGCTGATCGATAAAATGGACTCGAGAGCTAAAGTTTACTTCCAAGTGAAAGACTCAGGAATAGGTATAGCTCCAGAAGATCAAGAAAGGATTTTTAATGACTTTGATCAGGTAAAACCCACTTTCAGTACCAAATATGGAGGAACAGGCTTAGGACTATCGATTACCAGAAAGCTACTAAACCTTATGGGAAGTGAAATCCACCTGAAGTCTAAAGTGGGAGAGGGAAGTGAGTTTTCTTTTGAGTTGGAGTTGGATGTCATGAATCAGCCACTTTCTGACCCGGGTAAAGTAGGTTTGATCCCTAGCACTATTTCCTCTTTGCATTTACTCCTGGCAGAAGATAACGATGTCAACGCACTCGTACTGGGTAAGATCATCAAGAAGTGGGGGTATAGTTTTGAACGTGTGCACAATGGCAGAGAAGCCGTAGAAGCTGTAAAGAAAACTGATTTTGATTGTATTTTGATGGATATTCAGATGCCTGAAATGGATGGATTTGAAGCCACAGCGGCCATCAAAAAGTTTTCAGACCTGCCGGTAATTGCCCTGACTGCCGCCGCGAAGCTGGAGATCATGGACCGCATCAACGAGTATGGGTTTGATGGGTTCGTAGCCAAGCCGATCGATGCCTCGGAATTGTTGAAAGTGATTCGGGAGGCTATTTTAGAGCGGAATCAAAGCGCCTGA